The Streptococcus sanguinis genomic sequence TATCTCCGTTATCGAAGGTGGAGACGATGCTCTTGCTAAGCAAATCTCTATGCACATTGCTGCGATGAAACCAACTGTTCTTTCATACAAAGAATTGGATGAGCAATTTGTCAAAGATGAATTGGCACAATTGAACCACGTCATCGATCAAGACAACGAAAGCCGTGCAATGGTTGGTAAGCCAGCTCTTCCACACTTGAAATACGGTTCTAAAGCTCAATTGACTGATGCAGTTGTTGCTCAAGCTGAAGAAGACATCAAAGCTGAGTTGGCTGCTGAAGGCAAACCTGAAAAGATTTGGGACAAGATTATCCCAGGTAAAATGGATCGCTTCATGCTTGACAACACTAAAGTTGACCAAGCATACACACTTCTTGCACAAGTATACATCATGGATGACAGCAAGACAGTTGAAGCTTACCTTGAATCAGTAAATGCTTCAGTAGTTGAGTTCGCTCGCTTTGAAGTTGGTGAAGGTATCGAAAAAGCTGCTAACGACTTTGAAAACGAAGTAGCTGCAACAATGGCTGCTGCTCTTGGTCAAAACTAATCGTTTTTAGCTTAGAAATTGAACGATAAAAAGGTCTGAGATTTTTCTCAGACCTTTTCATTTGTAGCATTTTGAAACATCAAGTGTAGAATGGTGAGCAGCATCACTTAGCTGCTTTTTCTCTTTCTTCCTTATGAGCAATCAAGCCATTGGTAAAAATCAAGACTACCAATATGAAGAGAAGAGCTGTCGTTTGGGGGTAAGTTAGGCTAAACTGGTAGACTTTGGTAATAAACAAAAGGGGCAGAGTAACCACCATCATAATCAGAAAGCTATACCATTTGACTCGGTTGCTGACCAGCTCCTGTTCGAAGAGCAGGGGAGCATAAAGACAGGCGATGAGAGCTCCGATAGGAATATCAACGTAATCAGCGGAAAAGATGGTAAAAATACTCAGAGCTGCAAAGAGCCATTTGAGTACATGACGAGAATAGTTGAGCCAATCCATTTTCATAGGATTATCCTCCTTGTTTAGATGATAGTTGGCAGGCAGGAGTTTCTGTCTGTCTTTTCCTTGTGGATTTCCACCTATATTATAACGCTTTAAAAGCAAAAAGCAAGCGGTTACACAACCGTAGCAAAGCTTTTTCACTAGTTTGAATTCTCAGACCTTTCAGTCATCCCTTTTTCTTTCAAAATAGAGACTTTTCCGGTATAATATTAGTCAAAGATAGTCAATGTTAGAGAAACAAGAAAAGAAGAGATTTATTCTGAAATTTTCAACTGGAAAGGGAAATCATGGGTGCAAAAAACACATCGGACAGTATTGAAGCATATATCAAGTCTATTCTGGCTCAGGCTGGGATGGTTGAACTGAAACGCAGTGAACTGGCTGATGTTTTTCAGGTGGTTCCCAGTCAGATTAACTATGTGATTAAGACGCGTTTTACGGAAAGTCGGGGCTATATCGTTGAGAGTAAGCGTGGTGGCGGCGGCTATATTCGGATTGGAAAGATTGAATTTTCCGACCGGCATCAGATGCTTTGCGGCCTGTACGACAGTGTGGGAGAGCGTGTCAGCCAGCAGGTTTTCACAGATGTTATTCAGCTTCTTTTTGATGAGAAGATTATGACTGAACGTGAGGGCAATCTAATCTTGTCAACAGCATCGGACTCGATTTTGGGTGATGGGGCTGCGGTGATTCGTGCCCGGATATTAAAAAAGATTTTACAACAACTAGACAGAAAAGGAATGGAATCATAAATGAAATACTCAAAAGCCTTAATAGAAAGCTTGGAAGCAGCCCAGCTCTTGGCCGGCCATTTTACGACAGATTATCTGGAATCATGGCATCTGCTGATTGCTCTAGCTAATAATCCCTACAGCGTTGCTGGTTCAGTCCTCAATGAGTTTCCTGTGGAAGTTGATGGATTTGAAGAAGCAGCTTTTCAGATTACTGGTCAGGCTTATCAGAAAGACGGTCACTTCGAGCTGCTGCCTTTTTCTTATCGCTTAGAGGAGTTGTTTGAGGAGGCGGGCCAGATTGCAGAAGCTGTTCGCGCTAAGCATGTAGGTACTGAGCATGTGCTGCTGGCCATGCTATTTGACAGAGGAACCTTGGCCTCTCGTATTCTGGAATTTACCGGCTTTAGCTACGAGGACAAGGAGCAAGGACCGAAAATCAGTGATTTGCGAAAGATCTTGGAGCAGCGAGCTGGCTGGGGCAA encodes the following:
- the tsf gene encoding translation elongation factor Ts, with the translated sequence MAEITAKLVKELREKSGAGVMDAKKALVETDGDIEKAIELLREKGMAKAAKKADRVAAEGLTGVYVNGNVAAVVEVNAETDFVAKNAQFVDLVNATAKVIAEGKPANNEEALALTMPSGETLEAAYVSATATIGEKISFRRFALIEKTDAQHFGAYQHNGGRIGVISVIEGGDDALAKQISMHIAAMKPTVLSYKELDEQFVKDELAQLNHVIDQDNESRAMVGKPALPHLKYGSKAQLTDAVVAQAEEDIKAELAAEGKPEKIWDKIIPGKMDRFMLDNTKVDQAYTLLAQVYIMDDSKTVEAYLESVNASVVEFARFEVGEGIEKAANDFENEVAATMAAALGQN
- a CDS encoding CtsR family transcriptional regulator; amino-acid sequence: MGAKNTSDSIEAYIKSILAQAGMVELKRSELADVFQVVPSQINYVIKTRFTESRGYIVESKRGGGGYIRIGKIEFSDRHQMLCGLYDSVGERVSQQVFTDVIQLLFDEKIMTEREGNLILSTASDSILGDGAAVIRARILKKILQQLDRKGMES